One genomic region from Stackebrandtia nassauensis DSM 44728 encodes:
- a CDS encoding LacI family DNA-binding transcriptional regulator — protein sequence MGVVSVKDVAALAGVSAGTVSNVLNNPERVSAATIDRVQRAVDQLGYVRNGAARQLRAGHSRSIGLIVLDVGNPFFGELIRGAEDKAVEAGLTVLVSDSREHPDREKTQVELFEEQRVRGVLLSPVVEAWPAVERLRSRGIPVVLVDRALSDTSVSSVSVNDVAGGELAVAHLIEQGRRHIAFVGGPMNIRQVTDRLEGARKAVSEHSGVAFEVIETRELTVPAGLDAAARLATREAADRPDAVFAANDLLAFGVLQGLIVNGGLRVPDDLMLVGYDDIDFAQAAIVPLTSIRQPARRIGETGIELLLAEAEGSGDFTPRQVVYQPALVKRASTASP from the coding sequence GTGGGCGTAGTCAGTGTCAAAGACGTCGCCGCGCTGGCGGGCGTGTCCGCCGGAACGGTGTCCAATGTCCTCAACAACCCCGAACGAGTCTCAGCGGCCACCATCGACCGGGTCCAGCGCGCCGTCGACCAACTCGGCTACGTCCGCAACGGCGCCGCCCGGCAACTGCGCGCCGGACACAGCCGCAGCATCGGCCTCATCGTCCTGGACGTGGGCAACCCGTTCTTCGGCGAACTCATCCGCGGCGCCGAGGACAAGGCCGTCGAGGCCGGACTGACCGTCCTGGTCTCCGACAGCCGCGAACACCCCGACCGCGAGAAGACCCAGGTCGAACTCTTCGAAGAACAGCGCGTGCGCGGCGTCCTGCTGTCCCCGGTCGTCGAAGCCTGGCCCGCCGTCGAACGACTGCGCTCCCGGGGAATCCCGGTGGTCCTGGTCGACCGCGCCCTGTCCGACACCAGCGTCTCCAGCGTCTCGGTCAACGACGTCGCGGGCGGCGAACTCGCCGTGGCGCACCTGATCGAACAGGGACGCCGCCACATCGCCTTCGTCGGCGGCCCCATGAACATCCGCCAGGTCACCGACCGGCTCGAAGGAGCCCGCAAGGCAGTCTCGGAACACAGTGGAGTCGCCTTCGAGGTCATCGAGACCCGCGAACTGACCGTCCCGGCCGGACTCGACGCCGCAGCCCGCCTGGCCACCCGCGAGGCCGCCGACCGCCCCGACGCGGTGTTCGCCGCCAACGACCTGCTCGCGTTCGGCGTACTACAGGGCCTGATCGTCAACGGCGGCCTGCGCGTCCCCGACGACCTCATGCTCGTCGGCTACGACGACATCGACTTCGCCCAGGCCGCGATCGTCCCACTGACCTCCATCCGCCAACCGGCCCGCCGCATCGGCGAAACCGGCATCGAA
- a CDS encoding sugar ABC transporter ATP-binding protein, which yields MTTRPPGDPHDEPPLLELRDVSKTFGSIVALKSARLRVERGSIHALVGENGAGKSTLVKIVAGLHQRDDGSFRLDGEAVDFSSTAQSKAAGIAVIYQEPTLFPDLSVMENIFMGRQPLTRWRRVDRAAMRRRTRDLFQRLGVAIDPDRPAMGLSIADQQIIEIAKAISLDARLLIMDEPTAALSGIEVDRLFTIARALRDEGRGLVFISHRFNEIFDLCDRITVMRDGSYVATHDAADVTAAEVVNLMVGRPVETLYPKTEGGDVGEVVLRVDGLSRRGTFTDVSLTVRSGEIVGMAGLVGAGRSEVARAVFGVDDYDSGAVTVAGTPLRRGNPRAAIRAGLAFVPEDRRREGLLVEESVGRNIALVLRRKLANWGLIRRRDEDALAAGWARTLQITARDLDVAAGTLSGGNQQKAVIAKWMATDPRVLIIDEPTRGIDVGTKTEVHRLLDELAGRGLAILMISSDLPEILGMSDRVYVMSEGRITRELARDEATGEAVMTAATTLEAVR from the coding sequence ATGACCACACGACCACCCGGTGACCCCCACGACGAACCGCCACTGCTCGAGCTGCGCGACGTGTCGAAGACCTTCGGTTCCATCGTGGCCCTGAAGTCGGCGCGGCTGCGGGTCGAGCGCGGCTCGATCCACGCGCTGGTCGGCGAGAACGGCGCGGGCAAGTCCACTCTGGTCAAGATCGTCGCGGGTCTCCACCAGCGCGACGACGGGTCGTTCCGGCTGGACGGTGAGGCGGTCGACTTCTCCTCCACCGCGCAGTCCAAGGCCGCGGGCATCGCGGTCATCTACCAGGAACCCACGTTGTTTCCCGACCTGAGCGTCATGGAGAACATCTTCATGGGGCGGCAGCCGTTGACCCGGTGGCGACGCGTCGACCGCGCGGCCATGCGGCGCCGCACTCGGGATCTGTTTCAGCGCCTGGGTGTGGCGATCGACCCGGACCGGCCCGCGATGGGGTTGTCGATCGCCGATCAGCAGATCATCGAGATCGCCAAGGCGATCTCCCTGGACGCCCGGCTGTTGATCATGGACGAGCCGACCGCCGCGCTCAGTGGGATCGAAGTGGACAGACTGTTCACGATCGCGCGGGCGCTGCGCGACGAGGGCCGCGGCCTGGTGTTCATCTCGCATCGCTTCAACGAGATCTTCGACCTGTGTGACCGGATCACCGTCATGCGGGACGGATCGTATGTGGCCACGCATGACGCGGCCGACGTCACCGCCGCCGAGGTCGTGAACCTGATGGTCGGGCGGCCGGTGGAGACGCTGTACCCCAAGACCGAGGGCGGCGACGTCGGCGAGGTCGTGCTGCGGGTCGATGGGCTGTCTCGGCGCGGCACCTTCACCGACGTGTCGCTGACCGTGCGCTCCGGCGAGATCGTCGGGATGGCGGGGCTGGTGGGCGCGGGCCGCAGCGAGGTCGCGCGGGCGGTGTTCGGCGTCGACGACTACGACTCCGGTGCCGTGACCGTCGCCGGAACACCGTTGCGGCGCGGCAATCCGCGGGCCGCGATCCGGGCGGGGTTGGCGTTCGTGCCCGAGGACCGGCGCCGCGAGGGGCTGCTGGTGGAGGAGTCGGTGGGGCGCAACATCGCGCTGGTGCTGCGGCGCAAGCTGGCCAACTGGGGCCTGATCCGGCGTCGCGACGAGGACGCGCTGGCGGCGGGCTGGGCCCGCACGCTTCAGATCACCGCCCGCGACCTGGACGTGGCGGCGGGGACGCTGTCGGGTGGCAACCAGCAGAAGGCGGTCATCGCCAAGTGGATGGCCACCGATCCCCGGGTGCTCATCATCGACGAACCCACCCGGGGCATCGACGTGGGTACGAAAACCGAGGTGCATCGTCTGCTGGACGAACTCGCCGGACGGGGGCTGGCGATCCTGATGATCTCCAGCGACCTTCCCGAGATCCTGGGCATGAGCGACCGGGTCTACGTCATGAGCGAGGGCCGGATCACCCGCGAGCTGGCGCGCGACGAGGCCACCGGCGAGGCCGTCATGACCGCCGCGACCACATTGGAGGCGGTCCGGTGA
- a CDS encoding ABC transporter permease, with protein sequence MSGVSTLLRRREFGVVVAIGVLIAVTTVISPSFATGTDGFRNLLLTPSLLMILAVAQGIVIITKNIDLSVSAVLGLTAYATGRMFVDLPGLPIPVVILLGVGLGTLLGAVNGTLVSLGRVPSLVITLGTLYAFRGIDIAWAGGDRVNAGELPREFTTMGTQTVLGVPVLFVVAVAVLAVVAYVLGQTRSGRELYAIGSDDAAAVLYGLRVRRRVFFGFLASGTLAGLAGVLFAARYASVSSNAGTGMELEAVAAAVLGGVAIVGGTGTVLGAVLGAVLLTTISRALPTLGIGEFWQQAVLGALIIGAILLDRVIAARQARRLRSSHASIAVAPAKEAVT encoded by the coding sequence GTGAGTGGCGTGTCGACGCTGCTGCGGCGGCGCGAGTTCGGTGTCGTCGTGGCGATCGGGGTCCTGATCGCCGTGACCACGGTGATCAGTCCCAGTTTCGCCACCGGTACCGACGGATTCCGCAACCTGCTGTTGACGCCGTCACTGTTGATGATCCTGGCCGTGGCGCAAGGGATCGTCATCATCACCAAGAACATCGACCTGTCGGTCAGCGCGGTGCTCGGACTGACCGCATACGCCACCGGCCGCATGTTCGTCGACCTGCCAGGCCTGCCGATCCCGGTGGTCATCCTGCTCGGCGTCGGCCTGGGAACGCTGTTGGGTGCCGTGAACGGAACGCTGGTGAGCCTCGGCAGGGTTCCCTCGCTGGTGATCACACTGGGGACGCTGTACGCGTTCCGGGGCATCGACATCGCCTGGGCGGGCGGGGATCGCGTCAACGCCGGGGAACTGCCCCGGGAGTTCACCACCATGGGAACCCAGACGGTGCTGGGCGTGCCGGTGCTGTTCGTCGTCGCCGTCGCGGTACTGGCGGTCGTCGCCTACGTCCTGGGCCAGACCCGTTCGGGCCGGGAGCTGTACGCGATCGGTTCCGACGACGCGGCGGCGGTGCTGTACGGGCTGCGGGTGCGACGACGGGTGTTCTTCGGGTTCCTGGCCTCGGGGACGCTGGCCGGACTGGCCGGGGTCCTGTTCGCCGCCCGCTACGCCTCGGTCAGCTCGAACGCCGGTACCGGAATGGAACTGGAGGCGGTGGCCGCCGCCGTCCTGGGTGGAGTGGCCATTGTGGGCGGCACGGGTACGGTGCTGGGCGCCGTGCTGGGCGCGGTCCTGCTGACCACGATCAGCCGGGCGCTGCCGACTCTGGGGATCGGCGAGTTCTGGCAGCAGGCGGTGCTGGGCGCGCTCATCATCGGCGCGATCCTGCTGGACCGGGTGATCGCCGCCCGCCAGGCCCGACGGCTGCGATCCTCGCACGCGTCGATCGCCGTCGCCCCGGCGAAGGAGGCGGTGACATGA
- a CDS encoding ABC transporter permease has protein sequence MTTTLDPVRQTPKPRPAAQRWRSLLLGRDAAVIGLVALVWIAGSVFVDNFGKPNTVYFLLLDALPILLIAMPMTMVIISAEIDLSVASMLGLSSVVVGVLFQGGWPIWAAVAVALAVGLVGGALNGFLVATVGLPSLAVTVATLALFRGIAVGLLGTKAVTGFPDEHKDLVSDRLFGPGTAIPGILLVFVVLAIGFGVLLHFTPFGRATYAAGMSARTSRFSGVNVPAVKFWLFVATGFVSALAGVYWTLRYDSARGDNAAGFELAVVAAVLVGGVSIFGGRGAIPGVIAGALLIGELRAVLRLADVSADAINIATGVLLIVSVIVPRLVTGLHGRWRRARRSGLESTSSSD, from the coding sequence ATGACCACCACCCTCGACCCCGTCCGCCAGACCCCGAAGCCGCGTCCGGCCGCGCAGCGGTGGCGCTCGCTCCTTTTGGGACGCGATGCCGCCGTGATCGGTCTGGTCGCGCTCGTGTGGATCGCCGGTTCGGTGTTCGTCGACAACTTCGGCAAACCCAACACCGTCTACTTTCTGCTGTTGGACGCGCTGCCGATCCTGCTCATCGCGATGCCGATGACCATGGTCATCATCTCCGCCGAGATCGACCTGTCGGTGGCCAGCATGCTGGGTCTGTCCAGTGTCGTGGTCGGCGTCCTGTTCCAGGGCGGCTGGCCGATCTGGGCGGCGGTGGCGGTGGCACTGGCCGTCGGGCTGGTCGGCGGGGCCCTCAACGGGTTCCTGGTCGCGACGGTGGGGCTGCCGTCCCTGGCGGTCACGGTGGCGACGCTGGCCCTGTTCCGGGGCATCGCGGTGGGCTTGTTGGGTACCAAGGCCGTCACCGGTTTCCCCGACGAGCACAAGGATCTGGTCTCCGACCGGCTGTTCGGCCCGGGCACCGCGATTCCCGGGATCCTGCTGGTCTTCGTGGTGCTGGCGATCGGTTTCGGGGTGCTGCTGCACTTCACGCCGTTCGGGCGCGCCACCTACGCGGCCGGTATGAGCGCCCGCACCTCGCGGTTCTCCGGCGTCAACGTCCCGGCCGTCAAGTTCTGGCTGTTCGTGGCCACCGGGTTCGTCTCGGCGCTGGCCGGCGTGTACTGGACGCTGCGCTACGACTCGGCGCGCGGCGACAACGCCGCCGGGTTCGAACTGGCGGTGGTGGCGGCGGTCCTGGTCGGGGGTGTGTCCATTTTCGGGGGTCGCGGCGCGATTCCCGGGGTCATCGCCGGGGCCCTGCTGATCGGTGAGCTGCGCGCGGTGCTGCGGCTGGCCGACGTGTCCGCCGACGCCATCAACATCGCCACCGGTGTCCTGCTCATCGTGTCGGTGATCGTGCCGCGGCTCGTCACCGGCCTGCACGGCCGGTGGCGGCGGGCGCGCCGTTCGGGCCTTGAGTCCACATCGTCTTCTGATTGA
- the rhaS gene encoding rhamnose ABC transporter substrate-binding protein has product MALLHSRGRRLATIAGLAVTLTVAAAGCSGGSGDDGGYDIAFLPKNLGNPYFEASDKAAEKAVKGFGGSFKEVGPSEATADGQVTYINTLTQQSVGAIVLSANDTSALCDALDEARDAGIKVVTFDSDVDKECRDVYVSASSPKLIARNQIDLIADQVGGKGEIAILSATANATNQNAWIDEMKPYLKSEYPDMKLVDVVYGDDDDQTSYDKTEALLSSHPDLAGIVSPTTVGVAAAARYLSTSEFKGKVALTGLGTPNDMREYVDNGTVTSFALWNPEDLGILASYTAKALLDEDITGKKGDTFSAKGLSSDTTKFTVGSDGVITLGEPFVFDKDNIDDFDF; this is encoded by the coding sequence ATGGCACTTCTCCACTCGCGAGGACGACGACTGGCCACCATCGCCGGTCTGGCCGTAACGCTGACGGTCGCCGCCGCCGGTTGTTCCGGCGGATCCGGTGACGACGGCGGTTATGACATCGCGTTCCTGCCCAAGAACCTCGGCAACCCGTACTTCGAGGCCTCCGACAAGGCGGCCGAGAAGGCCGTGAAGGGATTCGGCGGCTCCTTCAAGGAGGTGGGCCCGTCCGAGGCCACCGCCGACGGACAGGTCACCTACATCAACACGCTCACCCAGCAGAGCGTCGGTGCCATCGTGTTGTCGGCCAACGACACCAGCGCCTTGTGCGACGCGCTGGACGAGGCCCGCGACGCCGGGATCAAAGTGGTCACATTCGACTCTGATGTGGACAAGGAATGCCGGGACGTGTACGTGTCGGCCTCCTCCCCCAAGCTCATCGCCCGCAACCAGATCGACCTGATCGCCGACCAGGTCGGCGGCAAGGGTGAGATCGCGATCCTGTCGGCCACCGCCAACGCGACCAACCAGAACGCCTGGATCGACGAGATGAAGCCGTACCTCAAGTCGGAGTATCCGGACATGAAGCTGGTCGACGTGGTCTACGGTGACGACGACGACCAGACCTCCTACGACAAGACCGAGGCGTTGCTGTCCAGCCATCCCGACCTGGCGGGGATCGTCTCGCCCACGACGGTCGGCGTCGCGGCCGCCGCCCGGTATCTGTCCACCTCGGAGTTCAAGGGCAAGGTGGCGCTCACCGGCCTGGGGACCCCCAACGACATGCGCGAGTACGTCGACAACGGCACCGTGACCTCGTTCGCGCTGTGGAACCCCGAGGACCTGGGCATTCTCGCGTCCTACACCGCCAAGGCGCTTCTCGACGAGGACATCACCGGCAAGAAGGGCGACACCTTCTCCGCCAAGGGACTCAGCAGCGACACCACGAAGTTCACAGTGGGCTCCGACGGCGTCATCACGCTGGGAGAACCGTTCGTCTTCGACAAGGACAACATCGACGACTTCGACTTCTAG